gtgccacctagctgccccccaatacatttttaaataaacttaTTCTCCCTTCCTATTTCAAATTCAGCAAACTGGCCTTCTGTCTGGccttcacacatgacattccaatTCCCCTCTCCAATGTTGGCTGTCCCCTAAGCCTGAAGTATACTCTCTACATCTCCAATTCATAGAAATCTCCACCTTCAAAAGCAGCTCAAGCATTCCCTTCTACACTTAGGCTTTCCTGATTGCCTCAACTGTTAATAGcctccctctcaaactactttgaattcaattatttctacttttttacaTTGTTAACTGCTCCAttggaatgtaatctccttgcGAAAAGGAATTTttactgtatttgtatcccaaagtGGCTAAAAGTCCTGATACATAGTAgacttttaataaatgattttataaataGCACACTTTTACTAATTCATAGTTCTATATTTTTATCAATTCCTGTCACTTCTTAGTGaaaataatactccattacactCATCCTCAATCAATGGACCCTGAATacttccagttctttcctaccacaaaaacTGCTATGCAGTATAAAGGCACTGCTGGAGCAAGCATCTAGTTCAACCAAGCAAGCTGGAACCCCTGCCTCCATTAGAATTCTTTGAAACATAGGTAATTCATAATTCTTCCTGAAGATAGGGGAATGAAGATGACTTATGAAGTAATTTCCCCAAGTGTAGTGTGATGGAAAGAATGATGGACTTGCAATTGGGAAGCCTGGATTAAAAGCCCAATTCTAAGACTTAATGGATGAATGAGCATGGGCAAGGCGCTTAGCCAGTTTTTGCGTTTGCAACATGAGGAAAATAGTACTTGCAAGACTGTGAAGGAAAGCATcatgtaaacctcaaagtgctatatgaataaaGAGGATACTATACAGGATATCCCAAaagtcagtgcagttttaagcttcttTAATAGGTATTAAaactaaaactgcactaaaacttttggggtTCCCTGTATTTTACTTTCTAGAATAGGATCCTAAATTTTAATCCTATATAAGTCAATTTTAAGAGTGATTGGGGGCAGAGAAAAGCAGTCTATACAGtcaaagattcaactaaaaagtttgCTCATAACTCtacttcagtaaatatttgtaagGTATGTCATTTATGCTAATCCAATTACAGtaataatttgtttccttttttaaaactatgagagagcatgtgagtgagagagagaggggggggagagggagagagggagagggaaagagtctAGGAACTCTTTTGTCCAGTTTTGGGGAGGGGTTATATTGtgaatgggtgtgtgtgtttacatttgGATTTACTGGCACACTTTAAACCCAAGcacacaaagtaaaaaaaaacctaaagctcTGAGGGCAAGACACTGTTATACAAAGCAGCCACAAGTTTTTCTTTACacacatgaaaaagaaatggtaTGGCTAACTCAGGAGGTATTATTTTCTGCAAATTATGAATATGCATTTATGAATACTCAATCACTAATGAGAAGTGTAAATTAAACAACCCCGAGGTTTTGCCTCACGACCAACCGCTTGGTAAAGATGATAAAGTATCTTCATATTCAATGTTGGAAGAACTATAGGAAGACAGTCATACTAACTACACTGTTGGCCAATCAAACTGTTCCaaatattgagaaaaaaaatttcaaattatgCAAAGTAACTAAATTACATTGACCCAGTGATAACAATAGTAAATCCTGCAAAGGAAGTTGAAGATAGAAGAAAAGTTCCCAGGTAGACCAAAATAAATTCATAGCGTaattttttatggtagcaaaaacaGTGGGAACCAGGTAGGTGCCCATCAATtttggaatgactgaacaaattatgacattaacgtaatagaatattactaggccataaaatgagaaatatgaaaTGTTGAGAAGAGTCATATGATCTTATGTGGAGTGAAAAACCAAAAGGATAATATTCAAAGTGACCatactaatgaaaaaaaatactaaaagataTCAGAATGCAAATTAACATAATGGTCAATTTTGATTGCCAAGGACTGGtgaaacatattttattttccccctcaacttttattgctatatatttttacatcaccttcatttctgaacatagctcttccccattccctacccagagagccatcccttgcaacaaataaaagagaaataaaaaataagttcagcaaaactaagacACCAACTGAGTTTTacagtatatgcaatgtttcaCACTCACAGCTtctcacctctacaaagaaggtgcattttttcattttttcccaggaTGAAGTTCAGATATAATTAATGTAttgtttctccccccaccccaccaccccaacCTTTACAAtgttggcaagtcatttattttgttttcctagcTCTGCTTACTTATATTGgaatcagttcattcaagtctgcCTATGCTGCTCTGGATTCTTCTGATTCAATTTTTTCATGGCTCACTAATATTAATACTTTGTTCTTCTTGGTAGACAGATGATGGGACTATCAATATAGAATGCTACATATACtttcagacatggtcaatgtgttgGCTGGTTTTACTTAACTTCTTTTGTCATAAGGGAATTTTCTATCTATGAGAAAAGAAGGATACTGGGAAGCGACAATGAGGTTAAAGAGCAAAGAAGGTtggtaatacaaaaaaaaactgtGCATATATATCACTTAGGTGTGTTAGGCTTACATGAAAATATTTCAGCCCACtggtataaaataaatatgtggTTCACTTTGGCATGATCATTATCCTGAATGGACATAATACGAGAAAATATGGACATCACTGACCTCCACAAGGCATTTTTAGCAACAGCAATAATGACCTAATTGTGTCAAGAAATGCATGTTCTTAGCTGCTTTCTGAAAATCCCATTCAACATTAACACAATACATGAGAAGAGAACTGAGTTATGACACTCTCAAGCATTAATCTTTCATTATTcaaaaaaacatttccacaatgaaGGTAAATTCTACCCTATTTGCAGAGACTGGAcctattccttctctttttacagTGTTAAAGGTCTGTAGAGTGTCtggtctaatcccttcattttatatatgaaggaactgaggcccattCCCAATAGGTATTCCTGTAAATCTGCAGAAGTATTAATTGGTGTGTCTAATGATCTACTTTTATTCCTGATaagtaaaatttgtaaaaatagtaAGCATACATCACATTTATTACTATCAAAGTTTTCTAACaacaattagcttttataaacaAAGTGTCACTGAGTTAGAAAGATCAATATTAACTAAGCTAGAAAAGCAGAAGAGGAATAATGCTGATCACCTTAACAGCACTGCCTTTATAACATTTGGAAAGTTCTATCATTTTATGGTAGATTAGCAAAGTTTCTGAagccaggactgccacccagtgGCAACACTAAAGTAATAAATAACTAAGACAAAATCATGTATAAGATAATTATGTTTTtcaaaactgaattaaatttccagacttcaattttttaaagttcttttggtTCATTAAGAGTCTGTAAATAACATTTAGAGCCACAGAAAGATAAATAGTTCACATATTTAAGAAACATTGAAGAATTCTTGCTTAAAAAACCAAAAGGATCATCCTAACCTTAAAACTCCACAAAATATTgctcattatttatatttttactgATTCTCCACCATTTACTAAATGAAGTAGCTCTAATAAACATCTGAAATTAATTTTTGATAAGCATTTTCAGTTGGCCGTCCAGCTGAAATCTTCAGGTTTCAATCTGTGAATAAAGCAAAATACTCAACAAGGTGTAACTATAAAGTAATGATACCAACTTTCCAATGAGGCACACAGAATTAGTTTAATTACTATAGTCATGCCTCATATTTCCACTAGAAATCAATGTGCTtggttaggaaaaaaaacccacgaTTAAAGAGCATCTACAAAAATAGACTTTGAAATAAAATCCATAACTACATGAATAAGTCCTGTTTCTCCCACAGAAAAGCAGGATCGGTTCACAAATTCTTCAAAGTAAGGCATATCTGGGAACAAAACACTAGATTTAGTGTTTAGGTACAAATCCTGACTGTCTCCTATCAAAACTAGAAAGCAGAGAGtaggatataattttttttaaattatgtctaaCAGATGCTGATGTTGCCTAGGAAAAAGTCAAGTATCTTACAGtttattcttttccccaaaactttgccatttcttattttttgttggCACAGAAAGAATACATCCTGAAGTGAAACCCTTTGAAAAAACGACACTATAGAGTTCATTTCtcgttttaaaagctaaatgtaTCTCACAGAGATTGCTTTGTTTTCACACAAGTAACAGATGGAGAATAATTAGAAAAGGGCACTTCAGTTCTTTAGGGTATTTCCCCTGCCCCCTCAATAGCTGTAAATTAAAACTCCACAGAATTTCTTCCAACTTTCATGTTTTACATGAAACACAGGCAGTGaatgaattttgaaaaactaAGACAGACAGGCTTATTTGGTATTTACAATGGCTTAGGAGAAAAATGGCACCTGGAAACCACCTCTAATCTTTTACAGTGATTATTGCTCTTCAGTCCTACATAGGAAAGATTAGTATTTCCAGGGAAATTTATTTTAGAATATTTCATCATACGGACACAATAAATTTATACTTCAAGAGACAGTGTGACAAAAGCAATTGCCTAATACGGTAACCCTGCTAGAAAAATAAAGGATAAGTAATTTAGGATGTCTATAATTTAAAGATGTCTGTCCTTCActgaactgatgatgaaaaaatatAGAACTTATTACTggaaacaagaaaaaggaaaagtaacaATAAAGCTGAAAATCAAAAGATGGAAGCAATTgctttacaaagtttttttttttacataaaatggCATATATGTGCATTGCTATGttataataaaaatacatatgtattatagtCAATTTCATATAGAGTTAAAAACATCAATTTCCGGTCTGGCACGATTGGACCAACATCTTCTTAGTCTTCAATTATATTTCTAATTTGAAATTTGCAGCAGTTATTCTGGTCATCTTTCTATCATGATAAATGCTTGATGAGATATAATTTTTCTCCTTGTTCACTTGTAAAAATTGGTGCCTTTTTATAATGTTCTACAAGTTCTTCCATGGTGCTGAATTTACGCTGTCCAATGCAGTAAACAGTGTCTTTCAACTGgactttaaaatgcttgtttttcCCTTGAGCTTTCAAAGATACTGAGAAATCATTTggctaaaagaaaacaaatatacatTTAGAACTTTAGTCATCTTtactaaaaattaaagatatgGCTATCACAATTTTAATATAGATTATGCCTACAATAAATAAATTCTCAGTTGTGAGACAAAATCTACTTATACCCCCAAGCAAAGATTATTTGATAAACATATGGAACAACAATGCTTCATGCACCTCCTTACAATTAGTCCCTGGTAACAAAAAATTCTTAGGAAAAAATTCTGAATAACCAATGATTGTCCTAAAGGAAAAAGGAACATGAAGCTTTTCAAGGGAACTTGCAACAACTATCCAAAAGGCTCCAGAGCAGAGACTTAATTTAAGCCTTCAAAGTTACACAACAGGAAGCAGTAGTACATTAGGAAATTTTCTGTTAAATGTTTTGGCCTTGCAAaaatatctattaaaaaaaaatgcagtcaTTTGCTCTCAAAACTACACCTTTATGTTCCATAGCAATCCAGAAAGCCtctcaacaggcagttttctgagttAGAAACACATGACTTTGACCTTCCCAAACATATGAAACGATAGTTAGTTGGACACTGACTTACACGCCACCACATTAATTCCCCCATCActaatcctttccttttctcctacctCTCACTCCTGTGGACAGCAGTAAGCTATACAGAGCTGATGGCACCACAAGGCAATGATTAGCACAAGAAACCATCTAACCTAACGTCTATCAAAACCTCATTGTGCGGCACAGATACTTGGCTAGCCACTTATTTTTCCAAACCACTaattacaatcttttttttggggggccaGGGCATAAATATACACTGAGCATCCATCCTCCTCTCATACCTCAAGAAAATTGTCCCCCTTAATtccttttgaaattaaaaaaaaaaaccttaattatGGTTGCTAAACCATGTTTATGACACATTTATatgagtaagaaaaagaaaatagcagcTAACAtctatacagcactttaaggcttgtTTAATATGTTAATTCGATTGGTcctcaacaactctgggagagagGTACTACCTAGCtgtacggatgaggaaactgaagctagagGATacactgacttgcctagggttacacagttaaGCAGATGAggcagaatatgaacccagaACTTCTTGACTCTGTCCAGTGAGCTTACTGAATGAGCCACCCAGTTGCCCcattaagaaaaggaaagcaactaAGTTCTGAAAGTAAATTTATGTAATCAACCTCTTAAGATCCCTGAAAACGTCCAAAAACCCTTCTTAGAACTCCACCAAATCTCTATCTACTACGAAACATATCCTCCTGAAATTAACCTGGTGCCTTCAAGTTTTGCCcatttgagaggcagtgtggcatgatAGGTAgcaagtcaggaggacttgggttctaatcaCACCTTGCACTTATTAATTTTGTGGCCTGTGGCAAGAAacaatctcagcctcagttttctcatttgtaaaaaggtcATCATAATAACTGTAGtacttatttcacagggttgttgtgaagaacaaataaaatagCATATGCAAAACACTTGTAAACTAAAGTATTATAATAGTGTCAGGGTTCATTTgtttttaaccatttttatttcttctgctttttcagCATTATTTCATTACTAGTATTAAcatagaattgttttcctttattttaaaatgaaaatggttaATTCTATGTAGATATGTAGATTATAGGTTAAATAAACCTATACCGTACAGACTGACCTGGGAATTATCATTTATAATACAGATTTTATCACTgatgttggttttgttgttttggttttttgaggGGTAGGAAAATGCCTGCTGAATTCCAAACAACATGCAAAGAAACTTGGAATACAGTCTATTTATAAATTGGGACTTCTCTATATTCTTATaggaaaatatttgaatatttaattCAAAGGCAAATCTCCcaacttaaaatatattttagtttcCATTTTTCACAACCAATATCAATTCTGATTTGGTCAATTTCTAATTTTCTCAGTTCCTCAGTTTGATGCACAAGACAGTATTTCAGAATGCAAAACCAAACAACCTAACAAAGAAATAATGTCAAATCAGAGGATTTATTTACATAGTTTCTAGTTCTAAGGAAAACTGAGAACCTGATTGTTATTTATCAATGAAAAATGACTTACTGAAGATTCGCTATCCCGAATGAGGAAGTCCCCTTCATTCCCTCTTTCATTCAATGCCATTTCGGCCTGATGTCTAGTGACTTTCCCATAATACCACGGGTTGCCAGCAAATCTGCCAGTGACTGATGGGCCAATGTAATCACACTGTGGAGGTGACGGTTCCAATCCTGAGGTTAGTTGACTATGCTGCATGACAGTAACATAGTTCTttggcaccaggcccacctgcCCATTAATCTTCCGACATTTCCACCACTCAGGGTCATTTTCAGGTTTTTCAATAACATCCATCACTTCCCCTTTCTCAAAATTTAGCTCTTCATCGTTGGAGGAGCTGAATGGGTAGAGAGCTTGTACCACATGTAACACCTGTCCACTATTTAAATTGTTGACAACAGCTgctaatttctctgataaggagcCCATATGGTCACCCAAAGGACTGTCGCTTTCTTCAGTCACATAGTTTGAAGGAAACCATCCAACCTGTCCATTATAGCTCCCCCGCCACCAACCATCGCTGCATTTCTCCATGACAACCACCTTTGTCCCTTTTGTCAAAGATAATTCATCCTCCCTCTCTGCCATGTAATTGAATTTCACATAAGCAGGCATGTTGAGGTCATAGAGACGTTCTCCAGGGTCAACAAAACTGTCATCAGCAGGAGATGCAGAATCTGGCACGCTGggtttccttttcacttttccaATACCTGTTTACATAAAAATTAgggtggaaaaagaaaaagaaagcaataattATAAAGAAGTTATCCTTTTATCATTATTCATAAAGTCTTCAAATTTCAATGTGGCACATCTTTCTGGGAATGaacataaaatttttttctcactaGTGATATGGACTTAAATCCTATTATCCATATGACATAATTTATCTACTGACAATAGCCACTCTTTTACTGTTCACAGAAGCTCAAAAAATAGATGGAAGCAACACAGACAGAAATATGGATGGAGATAAGAATAGAGAGAGAAGCAGGCctacagtcaagaagacctgaattcaaatctgatctcagacacttactacctgtgtaaccctgagcaatcatctgacttttgtttgcctcaggttttttttttcccctgtaaaatggggttaacaacaacatctacctctcagagtcgttgtaaggatcaaataataattgtaaagtgcttaacacattgCTGGGCAtctagtaagcactatataagtgtcagcaattattataattattttgaataattatATGCAGGTAATATAGTATCCTGAactttaatatattttcttttttaaaagtcctaCTTCTGAAAACTGTACATGCACATGTGAAAAAAAAGTAGATTAAAACCTAAAGCTATCAATACACAAGTCAAATAGTTGTTgctcttacttttaaaaatcccCCAAAAGTAGGTATCCATTAATTGGGGGAACGGCTTATGGCATGCGGAcacaatgaaatattattgtactgtgaGAAATTACTCATGCGAAGAATGTAAAGAACCTTGTAGATTTGTAGGCAGAGCAAAATAAACAGAATTTATATAACTATAacaatacagaagaaaacaacactaaaaCACACTTCAAAACTCTGGTCAATGAAATAACTAATGCAATGACTGATGAAGTAAGCATACCTCTTGCCTCCTGGCAAAGAGGTGGTAGACTATATAGGTTTAAAGGGAGTCAAGCATTTTTACGTACAGCCAACACAGTGAACTGTTTTGCTAATTAATTATATTTGCTTATTAcaaggtagaagggagaaaaggaagtatCTACATAATGCCTACTACatttcaggtactgtgctaagtattttacaattattatcttatttgcaaGGTGGGgtgtgttattatctccattttatagctgagggaactggggcaaacaaaggttaaatgacttgcccgaagtcacacagctagtgtttgtggccacatttgaactcagatagtcctacctccaggcccagtgccttaTCCATTATACCCCTCATCTGTCtcaaagaaagattctaatgTCATAGGGCAGGGACGGTGTtaagtttttgggttttttttttaaaaagcaccacaattcaaaaagaaaacaaaaagacttAATTTATTATAGATGGTCAAAAAATAAGTCAACTCTAGAAGTAAAATGTGCTGATTACAAAAATAGTCTTTAATCATTACCATTCTCTCTCTATTTAAGATATCCTAAAGAAATCACCTCTAAACCCAAATGAACATACTAAATTAGTAGGAAGAACTAGACTAGCAAACTCATTGAAatcacagagaagaaaataatagtagttgctcattttatccttaaaagtAGAAATACAGATAAGTAATCTTACGGTATTAATCCCTTCAACTTTCATGCTTCAGAGTCAGAATATAGTTAGGATGTCTTGTTTACAGCCAGAGGTGTGGACCACTGGCCAGTGACTGTGGTATCCAACTGTCAGATCAGGTCTTTAAGTTAACAATCTCATTGATCTgctatcaaatgagagaataaatatGAAAGCATTTCTAGAAATTaagtgttatacaaatgtaaGGTATTTCTATTCATCACCTTCTGGCTCAGGTCAGGGATTAGCACAGGAActgggggagggacagaggaaaaggaattaaacaaacaaaaaagttgcattcaattttaaaatgtcGGAGTAGTTCAAGCATGTTACCATTCCCTAAATAACTAGATGCACACTTGGCTTCCACAGAAGTCAAAATCCCTAACCCATACATATCAATCTTTTTTTCACCCCCTTCCCAACCACagttaaatatcatctttcttcaCTCTAACCAGTTCTTGATGTGTCAGCATGCTCTTAATCGCTTAACCAACCATATATTTCTCCAAACTTCATGTcctattttttcttcaaattaatttattttagttttcaacattcacttccataagcttttgagttttcaactttctccacttccctccctgcccccttcctcaagatggtgtgcaatctgataaaggctctacatatacatgcattgctgagaagagctaagtctatcaaagtcagtcatcgctcATGTCCTATTTTTGCCATTGGTTTTCTCATCAAATTCCACTTGTAATTCTTGCCTGTGGTGGAAGGTCCACCAAGAAAGTCTCCACAAGTCAATTATAGCCATTTACTTACTAGATAAAGGAAAACAGAATGTAAGTGAAAAGTGTGGTGTTTGAAAATGATTGCTAGGTTAAgtccataattttaaaaaaaaaaggaaaattttaaaaagaaaaatatatctgGATAACATGTGAAATGAAGGAAATGTATCCACCTAACGACTAATCTTTTTCATGATGTGGTCAAAAAAAGGTCACAGAGATAACCATAGAGTTAATATCCACCCTCCCCCTGGATCTGGAACCAGAAATGACTGGTCAAGAAATTTCCGATCTCTTTCCTTAATGCCTTTCTATGATGGATCCTCTAGCCATATACCATATTTTCCTCCTTTGGTTCTCTCCTTATTCTGAACTCTTATCTGGCTGCCACCTTATCATGGCATCTTAGATTTAAAGGGGCTACAGAACAGGTaaactggggtctgtgaacttatttttataattttctgtcAATTATCttcttttgcaatcctatgtattctattttatgcccttaaaatattattatgagaaggggtccataggttttaccagaaggcccaaggagtccatgatacaaaaaaagttttaagaattTCTGCTCTCAAGGGTATCTCACCCAGCTCCTCACTCCATGTGGAACATCTCTTCCAAAATAAGCCcaagtgctacctcctacaggaatctgcccctccccctcatctCCAGATACTAGTGCCCCTTCCTCTAAAATGattttatatctcctttgtatatattttgaatttcatttagttttctgtgtacattgttttcctgccacaagttccttgaggaaaaggacttttggtttcttttggtttttttttttttgtcttactaGTACTTAGCACCAGTACGGCACGTAGCCTGGCACAtcagaagcacttaataaatgcttaatgaataaatgagtttCTCACAAATGGCCATTCACTAGACAGCTCTAAGTGTTAAATGCTGAAAGTTGCCTCTCTATAACTTCTACCTGTTGATTCTCATCCTGTGCTCTGGGACTACAACGAGTAAACATACCTATTCCTTTTTCCACAAGACACATTTTCAAATATCTGAGTAACTGAGTTATTCTCTCATCTCCTAATTCATT
This Trichosurus vulpecula isolate mTriVul1 chromosome 2, mTriVul1.pri, whole genome shotgun sequence DNA region includes the following protein-coding sequences:
- the NCK1 gene encoding cytoplasmic protein NCK1 isoform X2, whose amino-acid sequence is MDWLNIIKDFFSIGKVKRKPSVPDSASPADDSFVDPGERLYDLNMPAYVKFNYMAEREDELSLTKGTKVVVMEKCSDGWWRGSYNGQVGWFPSNYVTEESDSPLGDHMGSLSEKLAAVVNNLNSGQVLHVVQALYPFSSSNDEELNFEKGEVMDVIEKPENDPEWWKCRKINGQVGLVPKNYVTVMQHSQLTSGLEPSPPQCDYIGPSVTGRFAGNPWYYGKVTRHQAEMALNERGNEGDFLIRDSESSPNDFSVSLKAQGKNKHFKVQLKDTVYCIGQRKFSTMEELVEHYKKAPIFTSEQGEKLYLIKHLS
- the NCK1 gene encoding cytoplasmic protein NCK1 isoform X1, which produces MAEEVVVVAKFDYVAQQEQELDIKKNERLWLLDDSKSWWRVRNSMNRTGFVPSNYVERKNSARKASIVKNLKDTLGIGKVKRKPSVPDSASPADDSFVDPGERLYDLNMPAYVKFNYMAEREDELSLTKGTKVVVMEKCSDGWWRGSYNGQVGWFPSNYVTEESDSPLGDHMGSLSEKLAAVVNNLNSGQVLHVVQALYPFSSSNDEELNFEKGEVMDVIEKPENDPEWWKCRKINGQVGLVPKNYVTVMQHSQLTSGLEPSPPQCDYIGPSVTGRFAGNPWYYGKVTRHQAEMALNERGNEGDFLIRDSESSPNDFSVSLKAQGKNKHFKVQLKDTVYCIGQRKFSTMEELVEHYKKAPIFTSEQGEKLYLIKHLS